The proteins below are encoded in one region of Micromonospora pisi:
- a CDS encoding TOMM precursor leader peptide-binding protein, producing the protein MTTVALDALAPRPINVDQAGAEAEPARSGLAALLTDAGHPVYDLTTALAAEGGTALVALAQWTPEVAETLSRRAWETSARWLPVCLDGGLVLVGPMLGPGASTCLGCAESARLTSMGPKVPHGVPGLRLGGVPVPVLGPVLVAVAAAMLADPQRYNATVVAIRADRATCSTHRVRPRGGGCQICGPLPDDRPEPVEGLTGPHPTTDPGSLRAANPRTGRRGLRDSLFDWRYGPVAHVFREERLPVPLVTAELVGESAVREGGYGRAVGYAEAERVALFEAVERLTGMRPRRRRTVVEASFAELGPEIAVDPVTLGPHDPRYHDHPAFHFTAYRPDLRVHWVYGWSLRHRRPVAVPEHVAYWGLPRGPGPRFLYESSNGCGLGNSRTEAILYGLFEVAERDAFLMAWYARTPLRRIALPDDDPLLPHLVDDLERIGYELLLFDATNDLGVPAVLAMTRYRGDDERAPVAFFAAGAHPNPLSAMRSAAAEATVNTMIAPDLARSRPDYLDRDRLRPMLDRPELVHSLDDHVGLNTLPEAASRHTFLFDGGDPADWRELWPGLPAPTPDLGRALDETVGRLGDLGLEVLAVDQTDPAIAARLGLYAAKVIVPGTLPMTFGQINHRTLGLPRLLEVPYRLGRVPAPLRYEALPLHPHPFP; encoded by the coding sequence ATGACGACGGTCGCCCTGGACGCGCTCGCCCCACGCCCGATCAACGTCGACCAGGCAGGTGCCGAGGCGGAGCCGGCCCGGTCCGGGCTGGCCGCGCTGCTCACCGATGCCGGACACCCGGTGTACGACCTGACGACGGCACTCGCCGCCGAGGGCGGTACGGCGCTGGTCGCCCTGGCGCAGTGGACTCCCGAGGTGGCCGAGACGCTGTCCCGACGGGCGTGGGAGACCTCGGCCCGCTGGCTGCCTGTCTGTCTCGACGGTGGCCTGGTGCTCGTCGGTCCGATGCTGGGCCCGGGCGCGTCGACCTGCCTCGGCTGCGCCGAGTCGGCCCGGTTGACCAGCATGGGTCCGAAGGTTCCGCACGGCGTGCCCGGCCTGCGGCTCGGTGGCGTACCGGTTCCGGTGCTCGGTCCCGTACTGGTCGCGGTGGCGGCGGCGATGCTCGCCGACCCGCAGCGGTACAACGCCACCGTGGTGGCGATCCGGGCCGATCGGGCGACGTGCAGCACGCACCGGGTACGCCCGCGCGGCGGCGGCTGCCAGATCTGCGGGCCGCTGCCCGACGACCGGCCCGAGCCGGTCGAGGGCCTGACCGGCCCCCACCCGACCACGGACCCGGGTTCGCTGCGCGCCGCGAATCCGAGAACCGGCCGCCGTGGGTTGCGCGACTCCCTGTTCGACTGGCGGTACGGTCCGGTCGCCCACGTCTTCCGGGAGGAACGCCTCCCGGTGCCGCTGGTCACCGCCGAACTGGTCGGCGAGAGTGCGGTACGGGAGGGCGGCTACGGCCGCGCGGTCGGGTACGCCGAAGCCGAACGGGTCGCGCTCTTCGAGGCGGTCGAACGGCTCACCGGCATGCGTCCGCGCCGACGGCGGACGGTGGTCGAGGCATCCTTCGCCGAACTCGGTCCGGAGATCGCGGTCGACCCGGTCACGCTCGGCCCGCACGATCCGCGCTATCACGACCACCCCGCGTTCCACTTCACGGCGTACCGGCCGGACCTGCGGGTTCACTGGGTGTACGGCTGGTCGCTGCGGCACCGGCGCCCGGTCGCGGTGCCGGAACACGTGGCGTACTGGGGGCTGCCACGCGGACCTGGGCCACGGTTCCTGTACGAGAGTTCCAACGGCTGCGGCCTCGGCAACAGCCGCACCGAGGCGATCCTCTACGGGCTGTTCGAGGTTGCCGAACGAGACGCGTTCCTGATGGCCTGGTACGCCCGTACCCCGCTGCGGCGGATCGCGCTGCCCGACGACGACCCGCTCCTGCCCCACCTGGTCGACGACCTGGAGCGGATCGGGTACGAGCTGCTTCTCTTCGATGCCACCAACGACCTCGGGGTGCCGGCGGTGCTCGCGATGACGAGGTACCGGGGCGACGACGAGCGCGCTCCGGTGGCGTTCTTCGCCGCCGGGGCGCACCCGAATCCCCTGTCCGCGATGCGCTCCGCCGCCGCGGAGGCGACCGTGAACACGATGATCGCGCCGGACCTGGCCCGGTCTCGACCGGACTACCTGGACCGGGACCGGCTCCGCCCGATGCTGGACCGGCCGGAGCTGGTGCACAGCCTGGACGACCACGTCGGGCTGAACACGCTGCCGGAGGCGGCGTCCCGGCACACCTTCCTGTTCGACGGCGGCGACCCGGCCGACTGGCGGGAACTCTGGCCCGGCCTGCCGGCACCGACGCCCGACCTCGGCCGCGCGCTCGACGAGACGGTCGGCCGCCTCGGCGACCTCGGGTTGGAGGTGCTCGCGGTGGACCAGACCGATCCGGCGATCGCCGCGCGCCTCGGCCTGTACGCGGCAAAGGTGATTGTTCCGGGCACGCTCCCGATGACCTTCGGGCAGATCAACCACCGGACCCTGGGCCTGCCACGACTGCTGGAGGTGCCGTACCGGCTCGGCCGGGTGCCGGCACCGCTGCGCTACGAGGCGCTGCCCCTGCACCCGCACCCCTTCCCGTGA